The Daphnia carinata strain CSIRO-1 chromosome 1, CSIRO_AGI_Dcar_HiC_V3, whole genome shotgun sequence sequence TCATTACTTTACAAAGATCGCCGTCCTCTTGGTTTGCTTGGCCGCTGCCAACGCTTACGTTATGCCAGCCTCTTATTTGGTCCGCACTCCGGCTCACGACAGCGCCATCATCCGCTCTGACCGTTTGGGTGGCAATTTCGCTTACTCCACTGTTGAGGGACACGCATACGCCGCCATCACTCCAGTCGTCCAGCGCGTCCTCACCCCCGTAGGAGTTTCCCACCACGCCATCGCCACCCCATATTTCGGCTATCCTTATGCCACTCAGTTCGTAGCACCCGCTCAAGTTGACGCTAAGGCTGGACAGGCTATCTACGTTGCATAAATGAGATGTTGACTCGCTgtcttgttattgttgttgattGAGATTTGCATATAAACGTTTCTTGTTATACCGAATTTTTGTCAGGATTTATTTAAATCACAAGCGTTGCGTATAAATAATTGAGTAGCTTAGCTATTGGCATAATTCTTCCTTCGACGCTGAACATAATCGCCAATTCGTGATGTCAGACAAGACATGagttataaataaaatgagaaaagcCAAAGGCATTTCTGGCTATATCTTTCTTTActcgttttctattttaaacaTAACTAATAGCTttttaatgcaaaaaaaaaaaaaaaaaaaatagttgagaAGATTTCTAAAAGTGGAATGACATGTATGGCCATAACCTTGAAACAAAACTCTTTTGAGATTCCTTGCGAGTTTCGAACCCGCATCGTGTGCTTTGTTTGATGACCACACCCGGACTCATCCAGCCCATCTTGTTTTCTGGCAAGGCCATTCATGTTGACGTCCAGCGATGATATCCAAAAGGAACTAGACGAATCAAATCGCACTCGTATCGAAATCATCAACAAGAATTTTTCTAAGAAGAGGAGTAAAAGAAACGCGTTTTGGCCATCCTGTTTCGTGATGCCCGCCgattttaatcgtcaatgcaatgcatacttaaaaaaattataagacCCTCCATTCAAAAACCTGGAGGAATCTTTATTTTGGATGGAGAGCCGACGGCGGTATTTTTCTTGCTTTGATTTGCATACACGATGGCACAATAATTAGCCGCAGTTGTATATTATCGTGAGCACCTTTCTTCTAGCCATATGCAGAACTCTAAGCTCGTCCATACGAATCATTTTTAGGGATTTAACTGGGGATTTTAACAATGCCGAAAATGCCCGTGTCATCACGGTTCAGCGAACTCGTCATAaataagaatttatttttgaaattaccGCCTTTCTTTTCTAACGTTTACTTCGTGACGCagccaaaaataagaaagaagcttaacactttattttttgttagctTCAAACGAATCACTTGCGTGACCTTGGCCCTCACCTTTTGGTACGAGGCAATCAGTGAAGGTGTCACAAACATCTTTAGACGTCAGGGTCCCGATATCACGCACGTCTCAATAGAATTTTGTGTGTATTATGAATGTACCAAAAGGTCATCGACCACGGgctttaaatattcaaatgtttcGGGTCTTCACTTGACCCTTTGTGATGTTGCCACACGAAAGGGTTGCATTGTCCAACGGTACATTAATTACAGTAAGCCATTAGATTTTTATATACCCCCCCAATGTTGAAAGCTCGTAAATTTCTTCAGCAAACACGGAAATATGCTTATAATGTTGATGGCCATGATTATCCGTGATGATACAGCGGCTACCCAAAACATATTtttcgatagaaaaaaaaggaagaagcgaCGTGCTTGCGTCATTTTCAGCTTGCATATATAAGTCTACGTCTTGGCAGATGAACCTTGTCAGTCCACTTTCTCCGTTAAAACCAGCCACCGGTGCTACCGCATACACAAAACACAAGGTAAAAGAAGATTCACCTGtcccttattttctttagtcTTGTTTCGACCGTTAGACGGAACACACACAGAGTCGATTAACtcgttctttctttcatcgtgattcaattcgtttttctattttcaatcTGTTTTTGAACTGTTCCATTTGGACAATCGTCAGATGACATCGATTGTGATTTTCTCAACTGGACTGCTGTTGATGATGAAGCTGACATCTTCCGTGGCCTACCCAGCGCGTTATTACAGCCCACGATTGTCCCATTACGATCCGGAATTCGATTCGATGGACTATTACGTGCCGTACTACGCTCGCCCTGCGCAATCGAGATCGTTCGAAGATCATTATTACGAGCAGCCTTACCAAGTGTCGCAATGGCCGGGTTTGCTTTATGACGAATGGTTCAAGACGCAAGGACAACGCAGGCAGGAAATTAAAATGAGGCATAACGCTGAATCCATCGTCAGTCGTCAAGGTGAACCCATTCCAGGAGCTTACCTCGTTCCAGCTAACGTCAACGGTGCATTCGCTGGACCTTTGGCTGTCGTTCCGGCTCATTACGGAGGTGCTGGAGCTGTGACCAATAGCGGCTCACCCGGAGCTCAATATCTTGCCATCATCGACGGGCCCAATTGGCCGTTCATCGGCCGTCCGAAGGGCAACCGTGTTGCTATTAAGAAATCGCAAGCTTCAGACACTGATTACGTTCCAAGCACAGACGGCCCTAACTGGCCGTATATCGGGGTCAACTCTCCAAACGCCGAGAGCCGATCTTCCATCCCGACGGATTACGATGAGCAAGATATCGATTATGCGTCTTACTTTCCTATCGATTATCCGGTGATGTACAATCCCAAGGATAGCTACCT is a genomic window containing:
- the LOC132087862 gene encoding uncharacterized protein LOC132087862, yielding MTSIVIFSTGLLLMMKLTSSVAYPARYYSPRLSHYDPEFDSMDYYVPYYARPAQSRSFEDHYYEQPYQVSQWPGLLYDEWFKTQGQRRQEIKMRHNAESIVSRQGEPIPGAYLVPANVNGAFAGPLAVVPAHYGGAGAVTNSGSPGAQYLAIIDGPNWPFIGRPKGNRVAIKKSQASDTDYVPSTDGPNWPYIGVNSPNAESRSSIPTDYDEQDIDYASYFPIDYPVMYNPKDSYLYHNY
- the LOC130691625 gene encoding uncharacterized protein LOC130691625 — encoded protein: MQVIAVLLVCLAAANAYVMPASYLVRTPAHDSAIIRSDRLGGNFAYSTVEGHAYAAITPVVQRVLTPVGVSHHAIATPYFGYPYATQFVAPAQVDAKAGQAIYVA